The following are from one region of the Methanobrevibacter sp. genome:
- a CDS encoding 50S ribosomal protein L15e, with protein sequence MYKYIRDAWKNPDESYVRELMWQRAPKWRREKAVQRIDRPTRVDRARSLGYRAKKGFVLVRTRVRRGGRRKSRFKHGRRPKRMGVNKITQAKSIQRIAEERVAKKYPNLEVLNSYWVWADGKYKYYEVILVDPQSPSIVNDKKINWICSNKHTNRALRGLTSAGHKGRGYKSKGKGSEQARRQG encoded by the coding sequence ATGTATAAATATATTAGAGATGCATGGAAAAACCCAGATGAGTCCTACGTACGTGAACTCATGTGGCAAAGAGCTCCTAAATGGAGAAGAGAAAAAGCTGTTCAAAGAATTGACAGACCAACTAGAGTAGACAGAGCTAGAAGCTTAGGATACAGAGCTAAAAAAGGTTTTGTTTTAGTAAGAACTAGAGTAAGACGTGGTGGAAGAAGAAAATCACGTTTCAAACATGGTCGTAGGCCTAAAAGAATGGGTGTAAACAAAATTACTCAAGCTAAATCTATTCAAAGAATAGCTGAAGAACGTGTAGCTAAAAAATATCCAAACTTAGAAGTTTTAAACTCCTACTGGGTATGGGCTGACGGTAAATATAAATATTATGAAGTAATTTTAGTTGATCCACAAAGTCCTTCCATTGTTAACGATAAAAAGATCAATTGGATCTGTTCCAACAAACACACTAACAGAGCTCTTAGAGGTTTGACTAGTGCTGGACACAAAGGACG